The DNA window TCCCCGGCCCGCTCAGGCCTGGTAAATGGCGGCAAGGCGAAAGGAGCGCGGTGTTTGCCCCTGCCAGCGCTTGAACGCCCGGGTGAAGGCGCTTTGCTCCGAGAACCCCGTCATAAAGGCAACCTCGGCCAGCGAATAATCGGTTTGCCTGAGCAGGCGCATCGCCAATTGACGCCGGGTGTCATCCACCAGGGTAATGAAGCTGTGGCCCTGTTTGGCCAGCCGGCGCTGGAGGGTCCGGCCGCTCATTCCAAGTCGGCCGGCCACTTCGCTCAAGGTCGGGACACCCTCGCTGAGGGCTTGGGAGACCTGGCGCCGGACCCGACTGGCGAGGGAAGGATCTGCCTCAACGACGGAAAGCTCACTTTCGAGGTGGTTCTCGAAGAAGCGCGACAGGCCCTCGTCGCCCAGTTGGTTGGGGGCCGCCAAGGTCTCGTCCGAAAACAAAAGCGCGTCCCGACCGGATTCGAAGTGGACCGGGCAACCGAAGTAGTCTTCGTGGGCCCGGGTCGAGGACGGGGCCGTGTGCTGGAAATGGACGGCGATGGGCCGGCAGGGTTGCGTGGAGACTTCGCGACTGATGGAGATGATACTCGCCAGACTGGCCTCGTTGGACAGCCGCAAGCCAAGGCGTCGGTGACCGTCCCGGTGCAGGTTCATGAATACGCCGCCCTCGGCCGTCTCCAGTTCGTAGGCCGTGACACTGGTCAGAACCCGGGCGTAGCGTTCGGCTCGTTCGCAGGAACTGCGCAGGTTGAGGGCGGATTTCCAGGCGAGGCCGAAAGCACCATAATCGTCGCAACGCATGGACGCGCCGACCCGGAGGGGCAGGGTATGACCGGCGCTGTCCAGACCGGCCACATTTTCCAGAAAGGCGTAGTAGACCAGATCGGATACCATCGCTTTCGGATCATGGAGACACGCCGAATCAATACCTGTACCGGCCAGGAGCGCGTCCGGGTCGACATCCGCGCCAACCTGATGAAGCACTTTTCTGACAAACAACGTGGTGATCTGTCCCATGGGGTCCTGCCGGCAGTCGGGTCGGGATGAGAATTCCTCGGTCCTGGTGCCCGGGGTTGGCCTGTGGTGAAAACCCTCTGGACGGGGCAATGCGAGTCAAGAACCGATGAGCCCGCCGCGCTCGGCCTCGTCTGGTCGCGCGGCTACACCGGCCCGATCGTCTCGCAGGCTTACGACCCGGGCGGCGACGCCTATCTGATCGCGAAACGCTCGATCGATACTATCCGGGAGATCCATGACCGTTACCAGCGCAACCCCGCGCTGAATCCGTATTACGTGGAATCCTGAATTGTCGGTCGGGCAAGGCCAGGGGTCGGGCTTTGTCGTTTGTGGTTGCCGTCTGTTTTCCTGTTCCCGACTCTGGCCGGGTTGATGAGTGGTCTGATGAAACCAGGCAGGCGGTTTGATGCCCGGTTGTTCGGTCGGGTTTTTATCCGTCTGCCTTGGGGATGAAGTCGACCGTCTGAGTTCCTCGATCGGGATTCGAAGATGAAGAATTCACTGGGCATGGAATTGGTGCCGGTTGCGGCCGGGTCCTTCATGCGCGGGGCCGTCTTTGATGGAACCTGGCAGCAGTATCATGATCAGGTCCTTGGTGCGGCCGGTGGAACGCTGCCGATGGCCGCATTGACCGGCGGCGAAACCGACGAAGCTCCCGTTCACCGGGTGACGATCACCCGGCCATTCCTGATGTCCGCCACGGAAGTCACCAACCAGCAGTATGCGCAGTATGATCCCGATCATCCCCGGACGGAGTGGAACCCGGAGGACGACGCGGCGGTCGGTGGGGTCAGCTGGGATGAAGCGACGGCATTCTGCGCATGGCTGAGCGGGCGGGAGGGGAGGACTTATCGGCTCCCGACGGAGGCGGAATGGGAATATGCCTGCCGGGCCGGGTCGGACACTCACTTCCATGGCGGGCAGGACCTGGCGGAAGACGCAATCGACCGGCGGTCCCGCCGGGTCGGGCGATGCCCACCCAATGCCTGGGGGCTCCACGACATGCACGGCAATGTCGAGGAATGGTGTCTGGACGGGTACGGGGATTACCCGGGAGGCGACGTCACGGACCCGGTCGGGCCGTCGACCAGCCTGACCCGGGTGGTCCGAGGGGGATCCGATGAAGATCCGCCCGCCATCCTGCGTTGCGGGAACCGGACCAGCACGGTCGCGGCCTTCCGGCACGAGCGGATCGGGTTCCGGGTGGTCTGCGCCGACCTGCCCGCGACCCGGCCGACCACGGTGGTTGAGCCGCTCTGGCAGCGGGACGTCGGCCAGGCTGACCACGACTGGTCGGGTGGCCCGCCCCCGGACCAACCGTGGTTCGGCGAGATTCTGTCGTTTGCCACGCCGCCTCCGGCCGTGAATACACGGGTTACGGGCTCTATGCTGCGGTCTCCTACGACGAAGGCGAGACCTGGCCGGTCCGGAGACTGATCACTCCCGGGGGGCCGGGGCGACGGATGTTCGGTGGTGGGCACCATCACTTTTTCTGGATGGATGCAACCCACGCTGAACCGGGAGGTTACACCTGCACCCTGCAGACCCCGGACGGCGTCATTCACCTGGTGAACAGCTGCCTGCATTACCGCTTCAACCTTAAGTGGCTGGAGACGCTTCCGCCAGTCGAAACCTGAATCCGGCCGGCGCACCTGTGGGATCTGGAAGCGCAGCCCGGGCTTGCCGTCAGACGAGCGAGGGAAGGAGCCGTCATGGATCGGGACCGGGTTGGTTGGTTTGACTTCTGTGCAATGCCCCTTTTGACCTTTCCGGGCGGAACGATGAAATCCACCCCAACCAGACAGATTGTCCGGACCTGCGCACGAGTCGTTGGCATTCGCTGCCTCATGATCATCACTGCAGCGATTTTCGCCCAGGTCCTTGTCCGATTGAACCTGACGATTCCGGGGGATGTCCCGGCCATGGTCGCGAACATCCTTGGTTCCGCGTTGATCTTGCGCGCGGGAATCGCGGCAGAGCTTGTCGGTCTCCTCCGGCATGTGGCCCTCGCCGGAACCATGAGTCCTGTCATCCTTCTTTCGTCCGTGGTCGTCGGGGCATCTCATGCTCCTGGCATGATGATCAAGGCGGTGGGCCTTCGGACCTGGCGATCGTGGGACGACCGCCAGGCTCTTTATCCGATCCGATAATACTGTTTCCTCCATGATATCCGACCGCACACGCTTGGCCCTTTTCACGATTCTTTTTCCGGTTATGTCTCATTCGCTATCATATGGTGCGCTGAACCCGATTGGCAGCGAACGGCAGTTTTTCTTCGATGATGAAATCGTCGAGACGATGGAGAACACGGCCCGTCGACTGAATCCGGCCGTGAAGTTGCCGGACAATCCCGTCATCAGACGTGACAAGCCATGGGAGGGGCCCGATATGCGGCTGGCCTGGGCCATTTACGATCAACGGCTGGGTAAGTTTCGGATGCGTTATTCGTCGGGGGTCTTTCGCTCCGGAGGGCGCAACGAACAGGGCGAAGTGATTGTCCTTGGCGAGGGGGACTCGACCGCGGCCCAACGGGTGGTCTGCGAAGCATTCTCTGATGATGGAGTCCACTGGGAGAAGCCCGAGCTTGGTCTGGTCGAATTCCAGGGATCCAAGGCGAACAATATCCTGCCCGAGGAGGCGCTCTACTCCT is part of the Opitutaceae bacterium genome and encodes:
- a CDS encoding formylglycine-generating enzyme family protein, translated to MKNSLGMELVPVAAGSFMRGAVFDGTWQQYHDQVLGAAGGTLPMAALTGGETDEAPVHRVTITRPFLMSATEVTNQQYAQYDPDHPRTEWNPEDDAAVGGVSWDEATAFCAWLSGREGRTYRLPTEAEWEYACRAGSDTHFHGGQDLAEDAIDRRSRRVGRCPPNAWGLHDMHGNVEEWCLDGYGDYPGGDVTDPVGPSTSLTRVVRGGSDEDPPAILRCGNRTSTVAAFRHERIGFRVVCADLPATRPTTVVEPLWQRDVGQADHDWSGGPPPDQPWFGEILSFATPPPAVNTRVTGSMLRSPTTKARPGRSGD
- a CDS encoding AraC family transcriptional regulator translates to MAGTGIDSACLHDPKAMVSDLVYYAFLENVAGLDSAGHTLPLRVGASMRCDDYGAFGLAWKSALNLRSSCERAERYARVLTSVTAYELETAEGGVFMNLHRDGHRRLGLRLSNEASLASIISISREVSTQPCRPIAVHFQHTAPSSTRAHEDYFGCPVHFESGRDALLFSDETLAAPNQLGDEGLSRFFENHLESELSVVEADPSLASRVRRQVSQALSEGVPTLSEVAGRLGMSGRTLQRRLAKQGHSFITLVDDTRRQLAMRLLRQTDYSLAEVAFMTGFSEQSAFTRAFKRWQGQTPRSFRLAAIYQA